The genomic segment GGATCGATGGGGATACAGTGTCCGCCGACCCCCGGGCCCGGCGAGAAGGGCATGAACCCATAGGGCTTGGTGGCAGCGGCCTCGATGATCTCCCAAACATCTAGCCCCATCCGGTCGCACAGCAGCGTGAGCTCATTCACGAGCGCGATGTTCACGTTCCGGAAGACGTTCTCGTACACCTTCACCATCTCCGCCACGGTGGGACTGCTCACGGGCACCACCCGCTCGATCAGCTGGCGATAGAAGGTGCAGGCCACCTCCGTGCAGGCCGCGGTACATCCGCCCACCACCTTAGGGACCTGGCTCAGGCTGTACCGACGGTTTCCGGGGTCAATCCGCTCCGGGCTGTAGGCCAGGAAGAAGTCCAGCCCGATCCGCAGGCCCGATCGCTCCAGGAGCGGCCGCAACACCTCCTCCGTGGTTCCGGGATACGTGGTGCTCTCCAGGACCACCAGGCAACCGGGCCGCAGCACCCGGCGGACCCCCTCCGCGGCCCGGTACACGTAGCTGAGGTCCGGCTCCTTGCTGCGGGTGAGGGGTGTGGGGACGCAGATCAGGAGAACCTCCGCCTCCGCGAGCTCCTCGTACCGGGCGGTGGCGGTGAGCTGGCCGGATCGCACGAGGGACGCGAGCCGGTGGGAGTCCACGTCGTCGATGTAGGAATGCCCCGACCGGACGCTGTCCACCCGGGCCTCGTCCACGTCCACGCCCAGCACGGAGAATCCTGCCTCCGCCACGGCCAGCGCCAGCGGCAGCCCCACATATCCCAGACCCACCACCCCGACCCGGGCGCTCCGGTTTTGGATGCGGGCGAGGATTTCCGTTTGAGGGATCACCACCATCATCTCACCTCACCGCCTACGCCTTGCGCAGAAATCGCCCGTTCTTGGAGACCTGGAAGAACTGGTGGTGGTAGAAGTACGTGTCCACGTGCTCGGGGTTCGCCTTGTTGACCACCACGCCCACCACTTTGGCACCGGACCGGTGGAGCTGTACCCGCACCAGCTCCTCGATGCCCCGCGGCGGCCGGCCGGCTTCCACCACCAGCAGCACCCCGTCGCACAGGGGCCCGAGGGTGTAGGCGTCCGCGAAGGCGCCGGCGGAGGCAATGTCTACCAGCACCACGTCCGCCCGCTCCCGAAGCTGCCGCAGAAGCGGCTCCACCTGTCGGGGGTTCAGGAGCTTACCGGGATCCGGGGCGGTGCTGCCCGCGGGCAACAGCCACAGGTTGGGCGCGAGCTGGATCAGGACCTCCTCCACCTCCGCGGATCCTGAGAGCACCTCTGCCAGTCCCCGATCGTTTTGCGCTCCCCACAGCCGGTGCTGGGCTGGCCGGCGCAGTTGGGCATCCACCACCACGGTGCGATCCCCCATGTCCGCGCAGGCCCGGGCGAGGTTCATCACCACCGTGGAGGTGCCCTCCCGGGGCTTGGTGCTGGTCAGGGCGAGCACCCGGGGCGGTCCTGCTCCATTGGAGCTCAGAAGACTCGCCCGCAGCATGCGGTAGCCCTCGTCGAAGGGTGGGTTGTGCCTGGGGATGGCACCGAGGGCCGGGACCCCGAGGAGCCGCTCCGCCTGGTCCGGGGTCTTGAGGCGGTTGTCCGTGTACTCCGCGAAGAGGACAAGACCCACCCCGCCCACCAACCCCAACAGGGCCCCCGCAAGTCCCCGCATGGGCCGGTTGCCGAGGGGGGAGGTGCGACGGGCCATGCGGGCGAGATCCACCACCGTGAGGGTCCCGATGGTCTGGAACTCCTGCTCCCGCACCCGGATGTCCATGAGCCGCTGCTGGAGGGTGGTGTACTGCTGCTGGAGGATCTGGACGTTACGCTCCAGTCGGGCTTCCTCCAGCTCGTGACGGGAGAGGGTGGGCAACTCCTGCCGGATGGCATGGCTCAGCCGCCGCAGGGCCTCCTTCCGGGCCAGCAACACGAGCCGCCGGGCCTCTAGGCTCATGTGGTTCTGGAGCAGCCGCGCGTACTCCGGATCCGGAGGGGATTCCTGGAGTTGCGGGGCCTGGGCCTGGGGGCCGGGTGAGGCTTGAGGGAGCGGGGCGGCTTGGTCGATGGCGAACCGGTGCTGGAAATCACCCTGCCTGACCTCTACCGCGTCCTCCTCCACCGCGGTCACCCGGAACCCCTCGATCACGTCGCCCACCCGGGCGAAGTAGGTGCGGTCCGCGGACTGCAGGATGGCGAGACGGCTCCCGTCCAGCATCACGGTCCCCGTGGCCCGGAAGGGGACCCTGGGCGCTTGAGGGAGGGAAGGGGGCCGCTTCGCGAGGTGCTGCTGGATCCTCTCCCGCACCATCCCGAGCTCCGTCTCGAGTTCCCGAAGGTCCAGGTCAATCCGGGTGATCTCCCCCTCCACGGCCCCCATGGCGTTGACCCGGGAGGGAACCCGGGTGTACAGCTGGCGGAGGTTGCGGAA from the Armatimonadota bacterium genome contains:
- a CDS encoding polysaccharide biosynthesis tyrosine autokinase, whose translation is MEFWTYYRILRRRRWLLVGLALSVALAAVLLERPRSAEFEATATLTTAPPEDQRVSDFVAGTRRDRSAEQQRALAVDLLRSLTVAERVIRGLGLPLTPVQLVGRIRVQRDPGSDLIRVTATAGTEQEAVRLVNAVAEAASAFHREINRRGVTLAREFVEKLAADMGTSLRQAEEELWRFRNLRQLYTRVPSRVNAMGAVEGEITRIDLDLRELETELGMVRERIQQHLAKRPPSLPQAPRVPFRATGTVMLDGSRLAILQSADRTYFARVGDVIEGFRVTAVEEDAVEVRQGDFQHRFAIDQAAPLPQASPGPQAQAPQLQESPPDPEYARLLQNHMSLEARRLVLLARKEALRRLSHAIRQELPTLSRHELEEARLERNVQILQQQYTTLQQRLMDIRVREQEFQTIGTLTVVDLARMARRTSPLGNRPMRGLAGALLGLVGGVGLVLFAEYTDNRLKTPDQAERLLGVPALGAIPRHNPPFDEGYRMLRASLLSSNGAGPPRVLALTSTKPREGTSTVVMNLARACADMGDRTVVVDAQLRRPAQHRLWGAQNDRGLAEVLSGSAEVEEVLIQLAPNLWLLPAGSTAPDPGKLLNPRQVEPLLRQLRERADVVLVDIASAGAFADAYTLGPLCDGVLLVVEAGRPPRGIEELVRVQLHRSGAKVVGVVVNKANPEHVDTYFYHHQFFQVSKNGRFLRKA
- a CDS encoding nucleotide sugar dehydrogenase gives rise to the protein MMVVIPQTEILARIQNRSARVGVVGLGYVGLPLALAVAEAGFSVLGVDVDEARVDSVRSGHSYIDDVDSHRLASLVRSGQLTATARYEELAEAEVLLICVPTPLTRSKEPDLSYVYRAAEGVRRVLRPGCLVVLESTTYPGTTEEVLRPLLERSGLRIGLDFFLAYSPERIDPGNRRYSLSQVPKVVGGCTAACTEVACTFYRQLIERVVPVSSPTVAEMVKVYENVFRNVNIALVNELTLLCDRMGLDVWEIIEAAATKPYGFMPFSPGPGVGGHCIPIDPYYLAAKAREYDFHVRFIELAAAVNDSMPYYVLSKTTTALGTQGKTLQGARTLVLGVAYKRDVSDARESPALKIMELLEKRGAVVRYHDPHVPRVRLPNPGEDLISVPLTDEVLAWADCVIIATDHTGVDYRRVAERARLVIDTRNVLRDFRAPHVVRL